TCATCAGTTGCAGCGCTTCGGTCCAGCCAGCGATGACGCCGCCGACCGGGAATTCCGCAGGCTGGCCGCGCTCGTAGGAGCTGTCGAACACAGTGCCGTCGATCAGGGTGCCGTGGTAGTGAGTACGCACGCTGTCTTCACGAGATGGCTTGGCGCCGTCGCCCTGGGTCAGCACTTCGAACTGCAGGCCGGACGCCAGAGTGGTGATGCCTTCACGCTTGGCGTTTTCAGCCAGGAAAGCCAGGCCCGCGCCAGCAGCGGCTTCAGCCTTGGCAGCGGCTTCGGCTTGCATGATTTCGCGGATCACTTTGAAGCTGGCGGACATCTCTTCCTGGCCTACACGGCTAGGCTTGCCGGCAAAGGCGTCGGTCAGGCCGGCCAGGATCGCGTCCAGGCTCACGCCCGGTGGCGGGTTGTCACGCAGTTGATCGCCCAGCTGACGGCCGATGCCGTAGCTGACGCGGGTTTCGTCGGTGGACAGATTTACTTCGGACATGACACTGCTCCGCTGTGCGGACGGCTCGAGAATCCGCCGTGCGGACACGGTGGATTCCGGGGCGCCCGGAACCAAAAGGGCGAGCAGACTAGCACAGAAGCCTCGACGATGATGAACGCGCGCCGCCTACCAGGACGAACGCGAGGCGATAGGCACTCGCAGGCTGTCCTCGGTGCCGGCCGACAGCCCGCACATCTCGTCATGCACCGATGTATGGATCAGGTTGAAGGGCAGCCTGGGAAAGGCATGCAGCACTTCCCGGGCATGCTCCACCGAGCGCAGGTGCAGCATCTGGCCATGGGCGTCGCTGAGGGGGAACGCCGCCCCGTGCATCCGGGCCTCGAGCAGATAGATACCGCCCTCGAGGGAAATCAGGTTCAGCTCGTCGACCTTTCCGGCGACGGCATAGGCATTCAGTTCATGCAGGTTCATGGGGCACCTCGCAGGGCTCAAGCCCGAGACCCATACAGGGATATGCCCCGGCAGGCAAAAGCACAAGCCACAAACGACGCCGCCCGTCCGTTTCACAACGGCCGGGCGGCGCGGTTCCAGCGGGTACAAACCATCAGTGCTTGGTCAGCTTGTCCAGATAACCCATGGCGCAGGCCGAGATCACGAAGGTCATATGGATGATCACGTACCACATCAGGTACTGGGTCTCGATACTCTTCGCGTCCATGAACACCCGCAGCAGGTGGATCGAGGAAATTGCCACGATGGAGGCGGCTACCTTCATCTTCAGCGAAGAAGAATCCATCTTGCCCAGCCAGCTGAGCTTTTCCTTGTCTTCGTCGATGTCCAGCTGAGACACGAAATTCTCATAGCCGGAAATCATCACCATCACCAGCAAGCCGCCGACCAGCGCCATGTCGATCAACGACAGCAGCACCAGGATCAGATCGGACTCGGCCATGGTGAACACGTTGGGAATGACGTGGAAGACTTCCTGGAAAAACTTCAGCGCCAACGCGAGCAAGCCCAGGGACAGACCGAAGTAGATCGGCGCCAACAGCCAGCGCGAGGCGTACATTGCATTTTCGACTAAACGTTCCATTGAATCTCACACAGGCCTGAAATGGCGGCGAGTATATCAGCCGCCCAAAAGCCCATAAACCGTAACGAAATCCATCGCCTGCGCGTTTGCCGGAGCGAATTTCTGCTAGTGTCGGCATCACGAGAACAGCTCAATGACATCGGACAGGAAGCCTGGAGAATGGATTTGCGATTGCCTTTGGCGAGTACCGGCCTGTGTATCTCGCTGCTGCTCATGACTGGCTGCTCGCCCAGCGACGAGAAGCAGCAGGTCAGCCTGGAACAGAAAACCGCACAGTTCGAACAGTCCCTGGACAGCATCCAGGACCCCAGGCTCAAAGATGCCATCGCCGACCTGGGCGGTTCGCTGCTGCTGCTTGAACGCGCGCAACTGCGACTCCAGAGCAAGCCCATCGAAACCGAATACGGCGACGACGCCCTGGCCCTGCTCAAGCACTACCCCAGCCCGCAGGCCCTGGTCGATACCTACCTCAATGGGCTGTTCGTGCTGCGCAAGAGCTCCAACTCCGACTACCTGACCGACCTGCAACCGGTATTTCCCTTCAACTTCGGCATGCAGGCGCAGTTCCCCTTCCCCCACGGCCTCGAATGGCAATCCGTGAAACTGAGCAACGGCAAGGTCGTGGCCTTCCAGCCCGAATGGTCGGAAACCGATCCCGGTATCCAGTTGAGCCCCTCCAGCTCCAACCTGACCAACCCGGACGACCTGACCATCACCTACCCCTTCATCGAAGGCCTGGAAGTCGAAAACAAGAACCAGCCCCAACCCGTGACACTGCAAGGCAAGGCCGAAGTGATAGCCCCTCGCCAGGTGGTGACCTTCGAGCTGGGCAAGGCGGATATTGGCAAGCCGCGCAGCAATCAGAACATCAGCGTGAAGCTTGTGTCCCTGGACAAGAACAGCGCGGAAATCGAGCTGACCAACAGCGCCCCGCCCTCGCCCGAAATCGGCGATACCCCTCTGAACCCGCTGTTGGTGCAAGCCCGCGATAGCACCGGGCAAATCCTTTCGCGTTCCGGCTCGATCAATGAAAGCAGCCAGCAGATTGCCTTCTATACCCGGCAGCTCGCCGAAATGCAGAAGCAGAAAGCCTGGAGCGAGACATTCGAGCAGCAGCTCGAGGCGCAGCGCAAAGCCTTCGAGCGTGAGCAGAAAAGCCAGTACACCAAGGTGTATTTCAACGGCCTGATCGACAAGCTGGAAGTCAATGTGCTGGACTTCTCCGAAGCCACCGTCACCCGCAAGGACCTCGACCTGAAGGTACAGCGCTTCGACCGCCAGACCACCGACAGCAGGATCCAGCCGCTGCCCATGCCGGTCTTGGTGTATGACGACCAGGCGGCCGACTACCTCAAGGGCGCCGACCTCGACGAAGAAACCCTGAAGAAAAGCGTGGTCGTCCATCAATCCACCGAAGACGCCAGCGCGGCCAGGATCGAGTTCGACCACCCCAAGACCTTCAACGACGAATTGCTGGGCAACTCCTTCTCGTCAGGCGACAGCCCCGTGACCTTCTTCACCCAGGACGCCAACGGCAAGCGCGGCGAACCCATCGAGCTGCCAGACGAGGCCGTCGAGGTCGATCCAATGCGCAGCGCCATCACCTACGACCTGACCCTGTTCCCGGAAACCCCAGCCTATGCCGTCGGCTCGATCCCGCTGTTCCTGGCCAGCATCGAGAAGAAAACCCTGGCCACCAGCCAACTGCCCAAGGGGCTGGAACTCAAGGACAACGCGCTGATCGTCGACCAGCGGCTGTTCCCCGCCGAATCCTGGCGTTTCTACGCCAAGGACGGCAGCGGCCAATACCTGAAGGAGATTCTCGCGGTCAGCCACGAAACGCCGGCAAATGGCCCGGCGCCGTTCGACGTGCATTACTTCTACGGGCAGCCCACCACCCTTGAAACCTATCAGCGCAGTGAGCTCAACACGGTCGAATATGGTTTTGAGGTCAAGCTCGACAAGCTGGAAAACCCGCCACCGGAGGAGTGAGCCTCAAGCCGTTCAATGGCGGCAGCGTTCGCCGTTGATCTGCCGTAGCTGGGCTTGAAGGTGCAGGCACCAAATCTGCGGATCGTCCGCCAGCTCATAGCCATGAGTGGTGAGGCTTTCGACGATGGAATCAAGGATGGATTCGGCCACGCCGGGGCCGCAGAAAGGTCCCTGGGCCTTGATGGCCGAGGGTTGTTCACCGGCCATTCCGGCGGCGAACAGCAAGGTCCACATTCCGTTATCCCCCGCCAGCGGGCGGACGCTGCATTCGATGCGGGTGACCAGGCCAAGACACTGGCGTGTAAGGCAGAGGTTGCGCGACATGGCGGCGACCCTCGGTAGATCCGGTATTCAGCCCTCATGGGAAGACTGTTTCGATCCAGTGACGACTGTCGTTCTCCTTGCCCTGAGAATAGGAAGAAAAGCCTGATAAGCAAAGTTGACCGGCTGAACAGGCGCCGAATGGTCTTTTCGCGAAATTTGACGCCAACGGACCGGCGCCGCGACGAAGGCAGGGCCCTCGCCGCGGCGCGTCCTCATGCCGGTTTGGCTTCGGCCAGCGCCTCTTGCGCCTGTTCCTTTTCCGCTTCCTTGAGCTCATCTTCGCTGATCATTTCCGCAATCACCCGCAGGCGCTCCACCACCCGTGCGTTGACGCTGCCTTCCGGGAACTGGCCATCCGCGTCCGGCTCGCCCGCAGGTTCGCCCACCAGCAGGCTCAGGGCCTCGTCGGCCTGGCGCACGGCATAGACGTGGAATTGCCCGGCGCGCACTGCCGCCAGCACCTTTTCGTCCAGCATCAGGGTGGCGACGTTGGCCTGAGGAATGATGGCTCCTTGCTCCCCCGTCAGGCCCCGTGCCTCGCAGAGACGGAAGAAACCTTCGATCTTCTCGTTGACCCCACCCACTGCCTGCACTTCGCCGAACTGGTTGATCGAACCGGTAATGGCAAAGCATTGCTTGAGCGGGGTTTTCGACAAGGCCGAGATCAGCGTGCACGCTTCGCCCAGCGATGCGCTGTCGCCATCGACGTAACCATAGGATTGCTCCAGCGCGATGCTCGCCGAAATCGCCAGAGGGAATTCCTGGGCGTAACGACTGCCCAGGTAGCCGGTGAGAATCATCACGCCCTTGGAGTGAATCGGCTGGCCGAGGTTGACCTCACGCTCGATGTCGACGATACCGCTGCCCCCCGGATACACCGTGGCGGAAATCCGCGCCGGCACGCCAAAGGCCGAGTCGCCCACTTCCAGCACCGTCAGGCCGTTGCACTTGCCCACGGCGGCACCGTCGGTGTCGATCAGGATGATCCCCGCCAGCATGTCGTCGAGAATCCGCGCCGAGACCCGGCCGGTGCGCGTGGCCTTGGCCTTGAGTGCGCGCTCGATGTGCCCGGCATCGGTCATCTCGTCCGAGGCCAGGTGACGAATGAAATCCGCCTCGCTGACCAGCTGGAACAGATCGCCGATCCGCGCCGACAAGCGTCCCTGGTGCTCCGCCAGGCGGGCACTGTAGGTGGCCAGGCGCGCCACCGCGTCCGCGGTCAGCGGGGCCATGCCTTCTTCGGAGGTACGGGTTTTCAGCAGTTGGGCGAATTGTTCGAGGCTCTCGTCCACCATCGGGATGTCTTCGTCGAAATCCACCAACACGCGGAACATCTCCTGGAAGTCCGGATCCAGGTCCTGCAGCGTGTAGTACAGCTGGCGGGCGCCGATGATGATGACCTTGACCTGCAACGGAATGTGCTGCGGCGTCAGGGTCACGGTAGCCAGGCGTCCCAGCTCGCCCAGTGGCGACTCCATCTTCAGCTTGCGCGATTGCAGGGCACGCTTGAGCGCGTCCCAGACAAAGGGCTCGCCGAGCATCTTCTCGGCTTCGAGAATCAGGAAGCCGCCATTGGCCCGGTGCAGGGCCCCCGGGCGCAGTTGGCGATAGGTGGTATACAGCGCGCCCTGGTCGGTGCTGTATTCGATGCGGCCGAACAGGTTGTCGTAGGTCGGGTGCGGCTCGAACACCACCGGCGCGCCGCCGCTGGCCGGATGACCGACCACCAGGCTCGGGCAGTACTGCTCTTCCAGCAGCTTGCGGGCCACCGCGTCGGTCTTGCTGTCGTCCACCAGTTGCTCGACCACGGTCTTGAGCAGGTACACCTGCATGGCCTGCAGATAACCGCACACACCGGCGTTTTCCGCGTACTTCTCGGACAGCGGCGCCAGCAGTGGCTGCAAGGCCAGGGTGATGGTTTCTTCGTTGAGTTGGCGCAGTTGGTTGCTCGACTCGCGCTTCCACTGCGGCAGGCTCGCCAGCTCTTCGTTGAGGCGCTCTTCCAGGGCGGAAATGTCCTCGTGGAAACGCTCGCGATCGGCTTCGGGCAATTGCGCGAATTCGGCCTCGTCCAGCGCCTTGCCGTCGAACATCGGGGTGAAGGCAATGTTGCTGCTGTCGCGGTACAGCGCGACATCCTTCTCCAGCGCCAGGCGCTCGATGACGTCCAGCGCCCGGTCGTAACGCTGGTTGAACGCACGGTCGATGGCACTTTTCTTCTGCTGATAGGACGGATGCTCGAAGACGGCCGGAAAGGTCGCCAGCAGGTTGTCGATCAGGCCGTTGATATCGCTGATGAACGCCCCGGCAGCGCCCGAAGGCAGCTCCAGCGCACGTGGTTCGCGCGGCTCATCGAAATTGTTGACGTAAACCCAGTCGGACGGGGTCTGCAGGCGCTTGCCTTCCGCCTTCAGGTAGCGTTTGACGAAGGAGAAACGGCCGGTACCAGGCTCGCCCATGACAAACACGTTGTAACCGGGGCGTGGCATGGCCACGCCGAACTGCAAGGCTTCGACTGCGCGTTCCTGGCCAAGCACACCGCGAAAGGGCTCCAGATCATTGGTGGTCGAGAAGCTGAACTGTTCAGCGGAAAACGGACGGGTCAGCGCTTCGGGCGCTAGACGCAAGCTGGCAGCAACAGGATCAGGCATCGGGCTTCCTTACATCAGGCGGGGCAGATGGGGCATTCTGGCGCCGGGTCCATCGGCTGGCAAGGCGCCAGGGCGCGAAAGCGCGGGCCGCTAACAGGCGTCATGGACCCTGCATAAAAATCAGCTATTTCAAGGAATATTTCTGAAAAAACCCCGGAACCCTTGGAACATGCCTAAACTCCAACCTGCGCGGCTGGACTAATAACCGGCCCACTGGCGCCGACATGGGCCAGACCCCTTGTCCATTGGTTTGCACACAATAGAGAACAAAGCTATGAAACGGATTCTTCTCGGTACTCTCTTCACCGCTGTTTCCATCAATGCAATGGCCCAAGCGCCAGGCGGTCCGGACTGTGGTTGGGGCAACATGCTGTTCGAAGGGCAGCGCGGCACTCCGGCTCACTTCCTGGCCTCCACCACCAACGGCACCTCCGGTAACGCGACGTTCGGCATGACTTCCGGCACCAACGGTTGCTCGACCAACAGCGCGCTGACCTACGGCGGCAAATCCTGGTTCGCCATGAATGGCATGATGAACGAGCTGTCCGAAGACATGGCCAAAGGTGAAGGCGAAGCGCTGACCACCTACGCCGTGGTCCTGGGCGTCGCTCCTGAAGACCGCGCGCACTTCGCCGCCGTCACCCACGAGCACTTCCAGCAGATCTTCAGCAAAGCCGACGTAACCGCGGACGATGTGCACACCAATACCCTCGCCGTGCTGAAAAACGACGCACGCCTGGCCAAATACGCTACCCCGGCCTAAATCTCGGCCCGCCCGCTCTTTTCGAAGAGCGGGCTTTTGTTTTTCGGACCCGACTCCTCCCGAGTCTTTGTTTTTTCCGACTCAAGTTGCCCACCATGCTCAAACGCCTTGCTTCCCTGGCGCTCTGTGTCTGCGCCCCGCTGTCCGCCGCGCCACATATCGACCCTTCCCGTTTGCAGCAACTGGCCAACGATCCGTTCTGGATCTCCCTGGGCCATTACGAAACCGCCAAGCTCGGCGGCTGGCGCAGCTACGTCAGCGACCCGAAGTTCTTCCTCGCCAGCGACGGCGCCGAACACCCCGATGCCGAACTCAAGGCCACCCTGGAGGCGATCTATGCCCCGGCCGGTAGCGGCAACCAGCATGCCCAGTGCGTGTACCCCGCCCGCACCCGCTGGCTCAAGGCCCAACTGAACCTGAGCGACCTGCCGGCGGTTGAGTGCAGCGAGTTCAGCCAATGGTTCAAGGATGTCGCGCCCCATAGCACGGTGATGATTTTTCCTGCGGCCTACCTGAACAGCCCGTCGTCGATGTTCGGCCATACCCTGCTGCGCATCGATCAGGCCGACGTGCAAAGCAATCACACGGCCCTGCTCAGCTACGCGATCAACTTCGGTGCCTACATCGAGGGCTCGGACAACAGCATCCTCTACGCCTGGAAGGGCCTGATGGGCGGCTATCCCGGGCTGTTCGCCCTGGTGCCCTACCAGGAAAAACTCGCGGAATACCGCAGCCTGGAAAACCGCGACCTGTGGGAGTACCGGCTGAACCTGACCCAGGCCGAGACCGAACGCATGGTCGAACACGTCTGGGAACTGAAGCAGATCAAGTTCGACTACTTCTTCTTCGACGAGAACTGCTCCTACCGCCTGCTGGAACTGCTGCAAGTGGCCCGCCCCAGCCTGCGCCTGACCGAACAGTTCCCCCTCACGGCGATTCCCACCGACACC
This portion of the Pseudomonas sp. MRSN 12121 genome encodes:
- a CDS encoding FKBP-type peptidyl-prolyl cis-trans isomerase; this encodes MSEVNLSTDETRVSYGIGRQLGDQLRDNPPPGVSLDAILAGLTDAFAGKPSRVGQEEMSASFKVIREIMQAEAAAKAEAAAGAGLAFLAENAKREGITTLASGLQFEVLTQGDGAKPSREDSVRTHYHGTLIDGTVFDSSYERGQPAEFPVGGVIAGWTEALQLMNAGSKWRLYVPSELAYGAQGVGSIPPHSVLVFDVELLDVL
- a CDS encoding DUF6482 family protein; its protein translation is MNLHELNAYAVAGKVDELNLISLEGGIYLLEARMHGAAFPLSDAHGQMLHLRSVEHAREVLHAFPRLPFNLIHTSVHDEMCGLSAGTEDSLRVPIASRSSW
- a CDS encoding TIGR00645 family protein translates to MERLVENAMYASRWLLAPIYFGLSLGLLALALKFFQEVFHVIPNVFTMAESDLILVLLSLIDMALVGGLLVMVMISGYENFVSQLDIDEDKEKLSWLGKMDSSSLKMKVAASIVAISSIHLLRVFMDAKSIETQYLMWYVIIHMTFVISACAMGYLDKLTKH
- a CDS encoding Lon protease family protein, with translation MPDPVAASLRLAPEALTRPFSAEQFSFSTTNDLEPFRGVLGQERAVEALQFGVAMPRPGYNVFVMGEPGTGRFSFVKRYLKAEGKRLQTPSDWVYVNNFDEPREPRALELPSGAAGAFISDINGLIDNLLATFPAVFEHPSYQQKKSAIDRAFNQRYDRALDVIERLALEKDVALYRDSSNIAFTPMFDGKALDEAEFAQLPEADRERFHEDISALEERLNEELASLPQWKRESSNQLRQLNEETITLALQPLLAPLSEKYAENAGVCGYLQAMQVYLLKTVVEQLVDDSKTDAVARKLLEEQYCPSLVVGHPASGGAPVVFEPHPTYDNLFGRIEYSTDQGALYTTYRQLRPGALHRANGGFLILEAEKMLGEPFVWDALKRALQSRKLKMESPLGELGRLATVTLTPQHIPLQVKVIIIGARQLYYTLQDLDPDFQEMFRVLVDFDEDIPMVDESLEQFAQLLKTRTSEEGMAPLTADAVARLATYSARLAEHQGRLSARIGDLFQLVSEADFIRHLASDEMTDAGHIERALKAKATRTGRVSARILDDMLAGIILIDTDGAAVGKCNGLTVLEVGDSAFGVPARISATVYPGGSGIVDIEREVNLGQPIHSKGVMILTGYLGSRYAQEFPLAISASIALEQSYGYVDGDSASLGEACTLISALSKTPLKQCFAITGSINQFGEVQAVGGVNEKIEGFFRLCEARGLTGEQGAIIPQANVATLMLDEKVLAAVRAGQFHVYAVRQADEALSLLVGEPAGEPDADGQFPEGSVNARVVERLRVIAEMISEDELKEAEKEQAQEALAEAKPA
- a CDS encoding DUF3015 domain-containing protein; protein product: MKRILLGTLFTAVSINAMAQAPGGPDCGWGNMLFEGQRGTPAHFLASTTNGTSGNATFGMTSGTNGCSTNSALTYGGKSWFAMNGMMNELSEDMAKGEGEALTTYAVVLGVAPEDRAHFAAVTHEHFQQIFSKADVTADDVHTNTLAVLKNDARLAKYATPA